A window of the Tenebrio molitor chromosome 1, icTenMoli1.1, whole genome shotgun sequence genome harbors these coding sequences:
- the LOC138132959 gene encoding uncharacterized protein, which translates to MSGKILKGPEQLEVPSLSLGQYFFKRAQELGDRECQVDADTGRSESFSSVKLRSTRVAVGLQKRGVTSKDVVLTCTNITVDAPVPIVASYFLGAKIANLDPSLSVKQTSHLIGLVSPKVIFVEEASVPLIEESLRSANHKTEIVVFGKSEQYSTFSDLVTPQAEEASFRPSEVDIHAVAIMFFSSGTTGLPKAICHSHYSFMQASFSFHRSGVNIDTLLFFTSFYWMTASLFLSWLFIGGSRRIVCRTMEAQRTFELIEKYKVTYLFVAPNLSYKLTKFTKKRDYDTSSLYSLMVGGTAMSSEQILKLSTVLPHTQIIFIYGLSEIGLASFNRPEDGQQVRQNKLGSCGTLTFGCSLKILDPETKKVLGPNQKGYIYIKSRALMKGYYKKDSSDLFDEDGFMETGDIGYYDDDEYLYVIEREKEMFKYLSWHIVPSVVEGVLLEHPGVKEAVVFGLPRSDEEGEVPTACVVLKDGCNVSEQEIQDLVAGKLSDREKLRGGIFFVKELPMTPTGKVMRKEVRSNVINALINK; encoded by the exons ATGTCTGGAAAGATACTAAAAGGTCCTGAACAGTTGGAAGTACCAAGTCTTAGCTTGGGCCAGTATTTCTTCAAACGCGCCCAAGAACTTGGTGATCGCGAGTGTCAA GTTGACGCGGACACAGGTCGAAGTGAATCTTTCTCTAGTGTAAAGCTCAGGAGTACAAGAGTAGCTGTTGGGTTGCAAAAACGAGGCGTCACGTCGAAAGATGTCGTACTCACTTGTACCAACATAACCGTCGATGCTCCAGTACCGATTGTAGCTTCTTATTTCTTAGGAGCGAAAATAGCAAATCTGGACCCAAGCCTGTCGGTGAAACAGACGTCCCATCTTATCGGTCTGGTGTCCCCCAAAGTGATTTTTGTCGAAGAAGCGTCAGTACCGTTGATTGAGGAGAGTCTAAGAAGCGCGAATCACAAAAcagaaattgttgtttttggaaaatctgAACAATACTCGACATTCTCTGATTTGGTTACGCCACAAGCAGAAGAAGCAAGTTTCAGACCGAGTGAAGTTGACATTCACGCTGTCGCGATTATGTTCTTCAGCAGTGGGACAACGGGACTTCCGAAAGCTATTTGTCACAGTCATTACAGTTTCATGCAAGcttcattttcttttca TCGTTCTGGTGTCAATATTGACACTCTTCTCTTCTTCACCTCCTTCTACTGGATGACGGCATCTCTCTTTTTGTCTTGGTTGTTCATCGGAGGTTCTCGTAGAATCGTCTGCCGTACGATGGAAGCACAAAGGACATTTGAACTAATCGAAAAATACAAA GTGACTTACCTGTTTGTGGCTCCTAATCTATCGTACAAACTTACCAAGTTCACCAAAAAAAGGGATTACGATACTTCTTCACTCTATTCTCTTATGGTAGGTGGTACCGCCATGAGTTCGGAGCAAATTTTGAAACTGTCTACAGTGCTTCCGCAcactcaaattatttttatttacggaCTATCGGAAATTGGTCTGGCGTCCTTTAATCGTCCAGAAGACGGTCAGCAAGTGAGACAAAATAAACTCGGTTCTTGCGGGACGCTAACTTTCGGATGCAGTCTGAAG ATTCTGGATCCTGAAACGAAAAAAGTACTGGGCCCGAATCAAAAAGGATACATTTATATCAAATCTCGTGCGTTGATGAAAGGGTACTACAAGAAAGACAGTTCGGATCTTTTCGACGAAGACGGCTTTATGGAAACCGGAGATATTGGTTATTATGACGACGACGAGTACTTGTACGTCATAGAACGAGAAAAAGAGATGTTTAAGTATTTGTCTTGGCACATAGTACCGTCTGTGGTCGAGGGTGTGCTGCTGGAACATCCAGGTGTGAAAGAAGCTGTGGTTTTTGGACTACCACGCAGTGATGAAGAAGGAGAAGTACCGACGGCTTGTGTTGTTCTAAAAGATGGCTGCAACGTGAGCGAACAAGAAATCCAAGACCTTGTAGCTGGTAAACTTTCCGACAGAGAAAAACTGAGAGGAGGAATTTTCTTTGTCAAGGAACTGCCAATGACTCCCACCGGAAAAGTTATGAGGAAGGAAGTCAGAAGTAATGTTATAAATGCACTAATTAATAAGTAA